The Thermodesulfobacteriota bacterium genome has a segment encoding these proteins:
- a CDS encoding bifunctional nuclease family protein: MLIEMKVKFLTFDSTSNGFVVLLMDLEEKTGLPIWIGPFEANAIAMKLKKVQSHRPMTHDLIHNVLKTLDSRVIKIVVNDLKENTYYAVIHLLRKGEEILIDSRPSDAIAIALAGEAPIFVAEEVIEKARTIDFEKEGDQLKEWLERLNPEDFKYKA, translated from the coding sequence ATGTTAATCGAGATGAAGGTGAAATTCCTGACCTTTGATTCGACATCGAACGGGTTCGTCGTCCTCTTGATGGACCTTGAGGAAAAGACCGGGTTGCCCATCTGGATCGGCCCTTTCGAGGCGAACGCGATCGCCATGAAATTGAAGAAGGTCCAATCCCATCGGCCCATGACCCATGATTTAATCCATAACGTCCTCAAAACCCTCGACTCCCGGGTGATCAAGATCGTGGTCAACGACCTGAAGGAGAACACCTACTACGCGGTGATCCATCTCCTCCGGAAAGGCGAGGAGATCCTGATCGACTCCAGACCCAGCGATGCCATCGCCATCGCCCTTGCCGGAGAGGCCCCGATCTTCGTGGCCGAAGAGGTGATCGAGAAGGCCCGGACGATCGACTTCGAAAAAGAGGGCGATCAATTGAAGGAATGGCTCGAACGCCTCAACCCAGAGGACTTCAAATATAAGGCCTGA
- the tsaE gene encoding tRNA (adenosine(37)-N6)-threonylcarbamoyltransferase complex ATPase subunit type 1 TsaE: MDKVVVRSRNPSETLRLGRQIGRLLRPGDVVALSGELGAGKTLMIKGLAEGAGVKKSVYVSSPSFTLIHEYSGPIPFYHMDFFRLGEEDLLALGVEDYMEGQGITAIEWAERACFLLPKERLEIHIQYAGPKTRLIEIIPQGKRYEGLVQTLSSQIARGSLEPSLE, encoded by the coding sequence ATGGATAAAGTGGTCGTTCGCTCCCGAAACCCCTCAGAGACCCTCCGGCTCGGGAGGCAGATCGGACGTCTCTTGCGACCGGGAGATGTGGTCGCCTTGAGTGGAGAATTGGGAGCGGGAAAGACCCTGATGATCAAAGGGCTTGCAGAGGGCGCAGGGGTCAAAAAATCGGTCTATGTCTCCAGCCCGTCCTTCACCCTGATCCACGAATATTCAGGGCCCATCCCTTTCTACCATATGGATTTCTTCCGGTTGGGGGAGGAGGACCTCTTGGCCCTGGGGGTGGAGGATTATATGGAGGGGCAGGGCATCACGGCCATCGAATGGGCAGAAAGGGCCTGTTTTCTCCTCCCCAAGGAACGGCTGGAGATCCATATTCAATATGCCGGTCCAAAAACCCGGCTCATCGAGATCATCCCCCAGGGGAAGAGGTATGAAGGGTTGGTCCAAACCCTGAGTTCCCAAATCGCCCGGGGGAGTTTGGAACCCTCTCTCGAATAA
- a CDS encoding NAD(P)H-hydrate dehydratase has product MKVATAEQMQELDRKAIETYRIPGILLMENAGRGATEAILDAFPEIQKKRVVIIAGKGNNGGDGFVIARHLVHRGIAVKVILLADPKSLRGDAETNYTILHRMGGEIYPAPSSKEYQKVRRDVEYADLLVDAIFGTGLDAEVRGYYREVIDHLNSQRVPIVAVDVPSGLNANTGRPLGTAVRATLTVTFGLPKVGLLLSPGTEYVGTLKVIDIGFPKRLVEEENLSTHLLEGKKIFEVLSIPRRPDTHKGDYGHLLVIAGSVGKTGAAAMVCEAALRMGAGLVTLAIPKSLNPIMETKLTEVMTEPMPETPKQTLSQRAFHPILKLCENKKAVVIGPGIGTFKETQALVLKLIKAISLPLVIDADGLNAIATQPKFLPLPNRSLILTPHPGEMARLIQSTGKEVQEKRLEVCRNYSQSTHSYLVLKGFRTLIGTPKGEIYINPTGNAGLATGGTGDVLAGMIGGLLCQGYDTLFSLQASVYLHGLAGDQVAQELGEKSLVATDLIRKIPDLLQGRV; this is encoded by the coding sequence ATGAAAGTGGCAACCGCCGAACAGATGCAGGAACTCGATCGTAAGGCCATCGAAACCTACCGGATCCCAGGCATCCTCCTCATGGAGAATGCCGGAAGGGGCGCAACAGAGGCGATTCTCGACGCCTTTCCCGAGATCCAGAAAAAGCGGGTGGTGATCATCGCGGGAAAGGGAAATAACGGAGGGGATGGGTTCGTCATCGCCAGGCATTTGGTCCATCGGGGGATCGCGGTCAAAGTGATCCTCCTCGCCGATCCCAAGTCCCTCCGGGGGGATGCGGAGACGAATTACACCATCCTCCACCGGATGGGAGGTGAGATCTATCCTGCCCCCTCTTCAAAAGAGTACCAGAAGGTGAGACGGGACGTCGAATATGCCGACCTCTTGGTCGATGCCATTTTCGGGACAGGCCTCGATGCCGAGGTCAGAGGATATTACCGGGAGGTGATCGATCATCTCAACAGTCAAAGAGTCCCCATCGTGGCGGTCGACGTCCCCTCCGGTTTGAACGCCAACACCGGAAGGCCGTTGGGAACAGCGGTCCGGGCAACGCTTACAGTCACCTTCGGACTGCCGAAGGTGGGGCTCCTCCTCTCCCCCGGGACAGAATATGTCGGCACCCTGAAGGTGATCGACATCGGTTTCCCCAAAAGGCTGGTGGAGGAAGAAAACCTCTCCACCCACCTCCTGGAGGGGAAGAAGATCTTCGAGGTCCTCTCCATACCAAGACGTCCGGATACCCATAAGGGCGATTACGGCCACCTTTTGGTGATCGCAGGGTCGGTGGGCAAGACCGGCGCGGCGGCGATGGTCTGCGAGGCGGCCCTCAGGATGGGCGCGGGTCTGGTCACGCTTGCCATCCCGAAGAGCTTGAATCCCATCATGGAAACGAAACTGACTGAGGTCATGACCGAACCGATGCCCGAAACCCCCAAACAGACCCTCAGCCAGAGGGCATTCCATCCCATCCTCAAACTCTGTGAAAACAAGAAGGCGGTGGTGATCGGGCCTGGCATCGGGACATTCAAAGAGACCCAGGCTCTCGTCCTGAAGCTCATCAAAGCGATCTCCCTGCCCTTGGTGATCGATGCCGATGGGTTGAATGCCATCGCCACCCAACCCAAGTTCCTCCCCCTTCCCAACCGATCCCTCATCCTGACCCCCCATCCGGGAGAGATGGCCAGGTTGATTCAATCCACGGGGAAAGAGGTTCAGGAGAAACGCCTGGAGGTCTGTCGAAATTATTCGCAGTCCACCCACAGCTACCTCGTCCTCAAAGGGTTCCGCACATTGATCGGCACTCCCAAGGGAGAAATCTACATCAACCCGACAGGCAATGCGGGCCTGGCCACCGGCGGAACGGGCGATGTCTTGGCCGGGATGATCGGCGGGCTCCTCTGCCAGGGATATGACACCCTCTTCTCCCTTCAGGCATCGGTTTACCTTCACGGTTTAGCCGGAGACCAGGTGGCCCAGGAGTTAGGGGAGAAGTCTCTCGTGGCCACCGACCTCATTCGAAAGATCCCCGACCTCCTCCAAGGAAGGGTTTGA
- the ftsH gene encoding ATP-dependent zinc metalloprotease FtsH → MNSLLKNLLFWAIILIIMILLFNLFTKPRLTEIEKSYSDFINAVEGNRVLDVETKGRSITWKDLEGKRYRTYAPEDPEMIKILREKRITIRAKKEEETPLWQNLLISWFPMLILIGVWLFFMRQMQIGGGKAFSFGKSKPKILTKDQHKVTFDDVAGIDEAKDELEEIIAFLRDPKRFTKLGGRIPKGVLLIGAPGTGKTLLARAIAGEADVPFFSISGSDFVEMFVGVGASRVRDLFLQGKRNAPCIIFIDEIDAVGRHRGAGLGGGHDEREQTLNQLLVEMDGFESNEGVILIAATNRPDVLDPALLRPGRFDRQVVVPVPDVKGREEILKVHTKRTPLADDVDLSLLARGTPGFTGADLENLVNEAALLAARLGKERVDMSDFEQAKDKVLMGVERKSMIIPYEERRITAIHEAGHTLVAKMIPGTDPIHKVTIIPRGRALGITQQLPIDEKHTYPKDYLLNNIAVMMGGRAAEELVLNRLTTGAGNDIERSTELARKMVCEWGMSEKLGPLSFGQREEQIFLGREITQHRDYSEETAQLIDAEVRAIVMQSYQRAKEILQSNIELLHRLANTLLEKEVLDGTQIDRIIRGEAV, encoded by the coding sequence TTGAATTCCCTCTTAAAAAACCTTCTCTTCTGGGCGATCATCCTCATCATCATGATCCTCCTCTTCAATCTCTTCACCAAACCCCGCCTGACCGAAATCGAAAAGAGTTACAGCGACTTTATCAACGCCGTCGAGGGCAACCGCGTCCTCGATGTGGAGACGAAAGGAAGAAGCATCACCTGGAAGGACCTCGAGGGAAAGCGCTACAGAACCTATGCCCCAGAGGATCCGGAAATGATCAAGATCTTGAGAGAGAAGAGGATCACCATCCGAGCGAAAAAGGAAGAGGAGACCCCACTCTGGCAGAACCTGCTCATCTCTTGGTTTCCGATGTTGATCCTCATCGGGGTCTGGCTCTTCTTTATGAGACAGATGCAGATTGGCGGGGGAAAGGCCTTCTCCTTCGGGAAGAGCAAGCCAAAGATCCTCACCAAGGACCAGCATAAAGTGACCTTCGACGACGTGGCGGGCATTGATGAGGCCAAGGATGAGCTCGAAGAGATCATCGCCTTCCTGAGGGATCCGAAGCGATTTACGAAGCTGGGCGGAAGGATCCCCAAAGGGGTCCTTCTCATCGGGGCTCCGGGCACGGGAAAGACCCTCCTGGCGAGGGCCATTGCGGGCGAGGCCGACGTCCCCTTCTTCAGCATCAGTGGCTCAGACTTCGTGGAGATGTTCGTGGGGGTGGGCGCCTCAAGGGTTCGGGATCTCTTCCTCCAGGGCAAGAGGAATGCGCCCTGCATCATCTTCATCGATGAGATCGATGCGGTGGGAAGACACAGGGGTGCCGGACTGGGCGGAGGCCATGACGAACGGGAGCAGACCCTCAACCAGTTGCTCGTGGAGATGGACGGCTTCGAATCGAACGAAGGGGTCATCCTGATCGCGGCCACCAACCGGCCGGACGTGCTCGATCCGGCCCTCCTCCGACCGGGGAGATTTGACCGGCAGGTGGTGGTCCCGGTTCCGGACGTGAAAGGAAGGGAAGAGATTCTGAAAGTCCATACCAAACGGACCCCGCTCGCCGACGATGTCGATCTCTCCCTCCTTGCCCGAGGGACCCCGGGGTTCACCGGTGCCGATCTCGAGAACCTTGTCAACGAAGCGGCCCTGTTGGCGGCACGCCTCGGAAAAGAAAGAGTGGACATGTCCGACTTCGAACAGGCCAAGGACAAGGTCCTGATGGGCGTGGAAAGAAAATCGATGATCATCCCCTATGAGGAAAGGAGAATCACCGCCATCCACGAGGCGGGCCATACCCTGGTGGCCAAGATGATTCCGGGAACCGATCCCATCCACAAAGTCACCATCATCCCGAGGGGCAGGGCCCTCGGGATCACCCAGCAGCTCCCCATCGACGAGAAGCATACCTATCCCAAGGATTATCTCCTCAACAACATCGCCGTGATGATGGGAGGAAGGGCTGCCGAGGAGTTGGTCTTAAATCGGCTCACCACAGGCGCCGGAAACGATATCGAACGCTCCACCGAGCTGGCCAGAAAGATGGTCTGTGAGTGGGGGATGAGCGAAAAACTCGGCCCTCTCTCTTTCGGACAGAGGGAGGAGCAGATCTTCCTCGGCCGGGAGATCACGCAGCACCGGGACTACAGCGAAGAGACCGCCCAATTGATCGATGCCGAGGTCAGGGCGATCGTCATGCAGAGTTACCAAAGGGCCAAGGAGATCCTCCAGTCCAATATCGAGTTGCTCCATCGCCTGGCCAATACCCTTCTTGAAAAAGAGGTCCTCGATGGAACCCAGATCGACCGGATCATCCGTGGGGAAGCGGTATGA
- a CDS encoding Vms1/Ankzf1 family peptidyl-tRNA hydrolase has translation MKNEIRKLARIEEGPSPFVSLYLNTRWDSEQQRERTRLFIKNQLKRGKELLKGKEGLLAFEEDLARVEKFVEGLIRRSYDEAIDGMALFSSRGSDIFLVYPSFMPFDNEFYLDRLPVLRPLVRLASQYQDTLAVMVETDSARLFEISLEGLVSESTIENYVPGWHDQGGWAQLRYQRHIQEHRNKHHKEVAEQLTNLFDTGKWKRVVLIGQDRTLAHFRGFLPERVRQHITDAFPLDFSEERSTILRRIYERLFQREKEKVFQEVEELREKAYQGGRAVFGLNGVLEAINQGRVQTLYLSAAFHLPGGHCLRCGTLFLQDPSSTTFVCPLCKEEAKGVDLGEEMVRFVFRQDGEVKWAEGNPLLKEHEHVAASLRFR, from the coding sequence ATGAAAAACGAAATCCGCAAATTGGCCCGGATCGAAGAGGGGCCTTCTCCCTTTGTCTCCCTCTATCTGAACACCCGGTGGGATTCCGAACAGCAACGAGAACGGACCCGTCTCTTCATCAAAAATCAACTCAAGAGGGGAAAGGAACTCCTCAAGGGGAAAGAGGGGCTTTTGGCATTCGAGGAGGACCTGGCCAGGGTCGAGAAGTTCGTCGAAGGGTTGATCCGGCGTTCTTATGATGAGGCGATCGACGGGATGGCCCTCTTCTCGTCGAGGGGGTCCGATATCTTTCTCGTCTACCCTTCCTTCATGCCCTTTGACAATGAGTTCTATCTCGACAGGCTCCCCGTCCTCAGGCCCCTCGTGAGGCTTGCCTCCCAATATCAGGACACCCTCGCCGTCATGGTGGAGACCGATTCGGCCAGGCTCTTCGAGATCTCCCTCGAAGGGCTGGTATCGGAATCCACGATCGAGAACTATGTCCCAGGCTGGCACGACCAGGGGGGATGGGCCCAGCTGAGATACCAGCGTCACATCCAAGAGCATCGGAATAAACACCATAAGGAGGTCGCCGAACAGTTAACCAATCTCTTCGACACCGGGAAGTGGAAGCGGGTGGTCCTCATCGGCCAGGATCGGACCCTGGCCCATTTTAGGGGGTTTCTCCCGGAACGGGTCAGACAGCATATCACCGATGCCTTCCCCCTGGACTTTTCGGAGGAGCGGTCCACCATCTTGAGACGGATCTACGAACGTCTCTTCCAGCGGGAGAAGGAGAAGGTCTTCCAGGAGGTGGAGGAGCTCCGGGAGAAGGCCTACCAGGGAGGCCGGGCGGTCTTCGGTCTCAACGGTGTCTTGGAGGCAATAAACCAGGGCCGGGTCCAGACCCTCTATCTCTCCGCGGCCTTCCACTTGCCCGGAGGACATTGCCTCCGGTGCGGGACCCTCTTCCTCCAAGATCCTTCTTCCACAACTTTCGTCTGCCCCCTGTGCAAAGAAGAGGCCAAAGGGGTCGACTTGGGCGAGGAGATGGTCCGGTTCGTTTTTCGTCAGGACGGTGAGGTCAAGTGGGCGGAAGGCAACCCGCTGCTTAAGGAACACGAACACGTCGCCGCCTCGTTGAGGTTTCGCTGA
- the acpS gene encoding holo-ACP synthase, whose amino-acid sequence MIIGTGLDIVNIERIERVLLRWGDRFLERVYTGREIDRCQRRAHSAECFATRFAAKEAFLKALGSGLRHGIHWREIEVENDPSGRPFLLLHGKAKEILHACRVERTHLTLSHDRPFAVAQVLLEGRER is encoded by the coding sequence ATGATCATCGGAACAGGCCTCGACATCGTCAACATTGAACGGATCGAGAGGGTCTTGCTTCGCTGGGGGGACCGGTTCCTGGAGAGGGTTTACACGGGCCGGGAGATCGATCGGTGTCAACGAAGGGCCCACTCGGCAGAATGCTTCGCAACCCGGTTTGCCGCAAAGGAGGCCTTCCTCAAAGCCCTCGGCTCAGGGCTTCGCCATGGGATCCATTGGAGGGAGATCGAGGTGGAGAACGATCCCTCCGGCAGGCCCTTTCTCCTCCTGCACGGGAAAGCGAAGGAGATCCTCCATGCCTGTCGGGTTGAAAGGACCCACCTCACCCTTTCCCACGACCGCCCCTTTGCCGTGGCCCAGGTCTTGTTAGAGGGAAGAGAACGATGA
- a CDS encoding aspartate kinase, whose product MALVVQKYGGTSVGDLDRIRNVAERVIRTKQQGHEVVVVVSAMAGETDRLIRLAQQITPQPDERELDVLISTGEQVSIALLAITLKAMGFDAKSYLGFQIKIATDSAFGKARITGIESERILEDLRQGRIVVVAGFQGVDESENITTLGRGGSDTTAVAVAAALRADICEIYTDVDGVYTTDPNICSKARKLSKISYDEMLEMASLGAKVLQIRSVEFAKKYEVPIHVRSSFNDNPGTIVCKEEAEMERVVVSGVTYNKNEAKIEVMRVPDVPGVAAKLFKPIAEANIVVDMIIQTSSTERGCADVAFTVPKTDFAKALQIVKESVKEIGGKEVLSDENIAKVSIVGVGMRSHSNVAAQMFAALAKEGINIQMISTSEIKISCIIDSKYTELAVRALHDAFELDKPTVTEEK is encoded by the coding sequence ATGGCATTGGTCGTTCAAAAATATGGCGGGACGTCCGTCGGAGATCTCGACCGGATCCGGAACGTGGCGGAACGAGTCATCCGGACCAAACAGCAGGGCCACGAGGTGGTCGTCGTCGTCTCAGCCATGGCCGGAGAGACAGACCGGCTGATCCGTCTGGCCCAACAGATCACCCCTCAACCGGATGAGAGGGAGCTCGATGTCCTGATCTCCACAGGAGAACAGGTCTCGATCGCCCTGCTGGCCATTACCCTCAAGGCCATGGGCTTCGATGCGAAGTCCTACCTCGGATTTCAGATCAAGATCGCCACGGACAGCGCCTTCGGAAAAGCCCGCATCACCGGGATCGAATCGGAGAGGATCTTGGAAGATCTGAGGCAGGGAAGAATCGTCGTGGTGGCGGGGTTTCAGGGCGTGGACGAATCGGAGAACATCACCACCTTGGGCCGGGGAGGCTCGGATACGACCGCCGTGGCCGTGGCCGCAGCGCTTCGGGCCGATATCTGCGAGATCTACACCGATGTGGATGGCGTCTATACGACCGATCCCAATATCTGCTCCAAGGCCCGAAAGCTTTCCAAGATCTCTTACGACGAGATGCTCGAGATGGCGAGCCTGGGCGCAAAGGTGCTCCAGATCCGATCGGTGGAGTTCGCCAAAAAATATGAGGTGCCCATTCATGTCAGATCGTCCTTCAACGACAATCCAGGCACGATCGTCTGCAAAGAGGAGGCGGAGATGGAAAGGGTCGTGGTATCCGGAGTGACCTACAACAAGAACGAGGCCAAAATCGAGGTCATGCGCGTCCCGGATGTCCCGGGCGTGGCGGCCAAACTCTTCAAACCCATCGCCGAGGCCAACATCGTGGTCGACATGATCATCCAGACCTCCAGCACCGAACGGGGCTGCGCCGATGTGGCCTTCACCGTTCCCAAAACGGACTTTGCCAAGGCCCTTCAGATCGTCAAAGAGAGCGTCAAGGAGATCGGCGGAAAGGAGGTCCTCTCCGATGAGAACATCGCCAAGGTCTCCATCGTGGGCGTGGGGATGCGAAGCCACTCCAACGTCGCTGCCCAGATGTTCGCCGCCCTGGCCAAGGAAGGGATCAACATCCAGATGATCTCGACCTCGGAGATCAAAATCTCCTGCATCATCGATTCCAAATATACGGAGCTCGCCGTCCGGGCCCTTCACGACGCCTTTGAACTGGACAAACCTACCGTGACGGAGGAAAAATAA
- the cimA gene encoding citramalate synthase produces the protein MEKRGSIKIYDTTLRDGSQAEDIAFSVEDKIRIAQKLDELGVHYIEGGWPGSNPKDLQFFKEIRSVPLSGAKVVAFGSTCRAGVAPEDDANLKALIEAGTEVVTIFGKAWDMHVLDALNIGLEQNLEIVSQSVRFLKRIVPEVIFDAEHFFDGFKRNPSYALSVLKAAQEAGADWIVLCDTNGGTLPDELQRAIREVNRVITVPLGIHVHNDSELAVANSILAVQEGIRQVQGTINGYGERCGNANLCSIIPNLKLKMGMECITDEQLRKITEVSRFVSELANLPHPKYLPYVGDSAFAHKGGVHVSAIRRSPLTYEHVVPEKVGNRQRVLISDLSGESNILYKAAEFGIDLESKDPNVRTILDDLKRLEHEGFQFEGAEGSFEILMKKGLGRHKKFFELLGFRVIVEKREEGRPPFSEATIRVRVGERIEHTAAVGNGPVNALDNALRKALEKFYPELKDVKLLDFKVRILSSKDGTAARTRVLIESGDQESKWGTVGVSENIIEASWQALVDSIDYKLLKEENG, from the coding sequence TTGGAAAAGCGAGGCTCGATCAAAATCTACGACACCACCCTTCGGGACGGCTCTCAGGCGGAGGACATCGCCTTCTCCGTGGAGGATAAAATCCGGATCGCCCAGAAACTGGACGAACTGGGAGTCCATTATATCGAAGGGGGCTGGCCCGGCTCGAATCCGAAAGACCTCCAGTTTTTCAAGGAGATCCGTTCGGTCCCCCTGTCGGGAGCCAAGGTGGTCGCCTTCGGAAGCACCTGCAGGGCCGGGGTGGCACCGGAGGATGATGCCAATTTGAAGGCCCTCATCGAAGCGGGCACGGAGGTCGTGACCATCTTCGGAAAGGCCTGGGACATGCACGTCCTCGACGCCTTGAACATCGGCCTCGAGCAGAATCTCGAGATCGTCTCCCAGTCGGTCCGCTTTCTGAAAAGGATCGTCCCCGAGGTGATATTCGATGCCGAGCATTTTTTCGACGGATTCAAAAGGAACCCCTCCTATGCGCTTTCCGTCCTGAAGGCCGCCCAGGAGGCGGGAGCCGATTGGATCGTCCTCTGTGACACCAACGGAGGCACCCTCCCTGACGAACTCCAAAGGGCCATCCGAGAGGTGAACCGGGTGATCACGGTCCCTTTGGGGATCCACGTCCATAACGATTCGGAACTGGCCGTGGCCAACTCCATCCTCGCTGTGCAGGAAGGGATCCGCCAGGTCCAGGGAACGATCAACGGATATGGCGAACGCTGCGGGAATGCCAACCTCTGTTCCATCATCCCCAATCTCAAGTTGAAGATGGGGATGGAGTGTATCACCGATGAGCAGCTTCGGAAGATCACCGAGGTCTCCCGTTTCGTTTCCGAGCTGGCCAACCTCCCCCATCCCAAGTACCTGCCCTATGTGGGAGACAGCGCCTTCGCCCACAAAGGCGGGGTCCATGTGAGCGCCATCCGGAGGAGTCCCCTCACTTACGAACATGTCGTTCCCGAAAAGGTGGGAAATCGTCAGCGCGTCCTCATCTCCGACCTCTCCGGAGAATCGAACATCCTCTACAAGGCAGCGGAATTCGGGATCGATCTTGAAAGCAAAGATCCCAATGTCCGGACCATCCTGGACGATCTCAAACGGCTCGAACACGAAGGCTTCCAATTTGAAGGGGCCGAAGGATCCTTCGAGATCTTGATGAAGAAGGGGCTTGGAAGGCACAAAAAGTTCTTTGAGCTCCTCGGGTTCCGGGTGATCGTCGAGAAGAGAGAGGAGGGAAGGCCCCCCTTCTCCGAGGCCACCATTCGAGTCCGGGTGGGAGAGAGGATCGAACATACGGCGGCGGTGGGAAACGGGCCGGTCAACGCCCTGGACAATGCCCTGCGAAAGGCCCTTGAGAAGTTCTACCCCGAATTGAAAGACGTGAAGCTTCTCGACTTTAAAGTCCGGATCCTTTCTTCAAAGGACGGGACGGCTGCGCGGACGAGGGTCTTGATCGAATCGGGTGATCAGGAGTCCAAATGGGGGACGGTCGGGGTCTCGGAGAACATCATCGAAGCCAGCTGGCAGGCCCTGGTCGATTCCATCGACTACAAACTCCTCAAAGA
- a CDS encoding pyridoxine 5'-phosphate synthase: protein MKRLGVNIDHVATVRQARGVAYPDPVAAAMLVELAGADGIVCHLREDRRHIQDRDLRLLRETIQTQLNLEMAATEEMVRIALSVRPDLVTLVPERREELTTEGGLDVIKHSKDLKRTIQRLKKGRITVSLFVDPDPDQIRACEEVGADAIEIHTGHYCEATHSAQADRELKKILDAVAVASQKNLRIAAGHGLNYTNVRRIAEIQEIEELNIGHSIIARAVLVGLERAVKEMIALIREGLTGSESGKRFRPPSGSISPR from the coding sequence ATGAAGAGACTGGGGGTGAACATCGATCACGTGGCAACGGTGAGACAGGCCAGGGGAGTGGCCTACCCCGATCCCGTGGCAGCGGCCATGCTCGTGGAGCTGGCTGGAGCGGATGGCATCGTCTGCCATCTGCGGGAGGACAGGCGGCACATCCAAGACCGGGACCTTCGCCTGCTGAGGGAGACCATCCAGACCCAGCTCAACCTCGAGATGGCCGCCACCGAGGAGATGGTCCGGATCGCCCTTTCGGTCCGTCCCGACCTTGTGACCCTCGTCCCGGAGCGGAGGGAAGAGCTGACCACAGAGGGAGGGCTCGATGTCATCAAACACTCCAAGGACCTTAAGAGGACGATCCAGCGATTGAAAAAAGGAAGGATCACCGTCAGCCTCTTCGTCGACCCGGACCCCGATCAGATCAGGGCTTGTGAAGAGGTCGGGGCAGACGCCATCGAGATCCACACCGGCCATTATTGCGAGGCCACCCATTCGGCCCAGGCCGATCGGGAGCTCAAAAAGATCCTCGATGCCGTCGCCGTGGCCTCCCAAAAAAACCTTCGGATCGCTGCAGGCCATGGCCTCAACTATACGAATGTGCGGAGAATCGCCGAGATCCAGGAGATCGAGGAGCTCAACATCGGCCACAGCATCATTGCCCGGGCGGTCTTGGTGGGGCTGGAACGGGCCGTCAAGGAGATGATCGCCCTCATTCGCGAAGGGCTGACGGGTTCGGAGTCGGGGAAACGGTTCCGACCCCCATCGGGGTCCATCTCCCCGCGTTGA
- the folP gene encoding dihydropteroate synthase, whose product MILVRSLPIFNLEEAVRQIEKVGADPTGIERMRGKALHFNFKIEGIDPRTANLLKQEMLCLGGDMAVDKRALDCNGPSLDGLLMGTHRQIEKLIVKLEAYPHLQGLAQTLRETLVNVTKDRFVLRCRKKTFHLGEKTLLMGILNVTPDSFSDGGLYFDREKAIAHGLRLVEEGADILDIGGESTRPGSRPLDSDEELRRVLPVIERLAKEIPVPISIDTYKSEVARRAIEAGAEIINDISGLSFDPDLAKVAAKEGIPIVLMHIRGRPETMQKEVHYHSLWSEILRSLREAIRKAESVGVDPEQIIVDPGIGFGKNLEHNLLLIQSLPELRILGKPILLGPSRKSFIGKLLDAPPDQRLEGTLASIAIGAMKGAHILRAHDVREAKRTLVIVDAIRRATE is encoded by the coding sequence ATGATACTCGTCCGATCCCTCCCGATCTTCAATCTCGAAGAGGCCGTCCGCCAGATCGAGAAGGTGGGAGCCGATCCGACTGGGATCGAGCGGATGAGGGGGAAGGCCCTCCACTTCAACTTCAAAATCGAAGGGATCGATCCCCGCACCGCCAACCTCCTCAAGCAGGAGATGCTCTGCCTCGGCGGAGACATGGCGGTGGACAAAAGGGCCCTCGACTGCAACGGCCCATCCCTGGATGGGCTGTTGATGGGGACGCACCGACAGATCGAGAAACTGATTGTCAAATTGGAGGCCTATCCCCATCTCCAAGGGCTTGCCCAAACCCTGAGAGAGACCCTTGTCAATGTGACGAAAGATCGTTTCGTCCTCCGCTGTCGGAAGAAAACCTTTCACCTCGGAGAAAAAACCCTCCTCATGGGAATCTTGAACGTGACCCCCGATTCTTTTTCGGACGGGGGCCTCTATTTCGATCGTGAAAAGGCGATCGCCCACGGGCTCCGGTTGGTGGAGGAGGGGGCCGATATCCTCGACATCGGGGGAGAATCGACCCGACCGGGTTCCCGGCCGCTCGATTCCGACGAGGAACTCCGCCGGGTGTTGCCGGTTATCGAACGGCTAGCCAAGGAGATTCCCGTTCCCATCTCCATCGACACCTACAAATCGGAGGTGGCCCGGAGGGCCATCGAGGCAGGAGCGGAGATCATCAATGACATCAGTGGCCTGAGCTTCGATCCCGATCTGGCGAAGGTGGCGGCAAAGGAAGGAATCCCGATCGTTTTGATGCATATCCGGGGAAGGCCGGAGACGATGCAGAAGGAGGTCCATTATCACTCCCTCTGGTCCGAGATCCTCCGCTCTCTTAGAGAGGCCATTCGCAAGGCGGAGTCGGTTGGCGTCGATCCCGAACAGATCATCGTCGATCCCGGCATCGGCTTCGGGAAGAATCTTGAGCACAACCTTCTCCTCATCCAATCCCTTCCGGAGCTGCGAATCCTCGGAAAACCCATTCTGCTCGGACCCTCGAGGAAGAGCTTCATCGGAAAACTCCTCGATGCGCCGCCGGATCAACGCCTCGAAGGCACCCTGGCGAGCATCGCCATCGGGGCGATGAAGGGCGCACACATCCTCCGAGCCCATGATGTCCGCGAAGCGAAGAGGACCCTTGTGATCGTGGATGCCATCCGAAGGGCAACGGAGTGA